Proteins found in one Mangifera indica cultivar Alphonso chromosome 15, CATAS_Mindica_2.1, whole genome shotgun sequence genomic segment:
- the LOC123197448 gene encoding UDP-glycosyltransferase 88A1-like: MEAIVMYPSPAIGHLISMVELAKLILNHRPSLSIHIIIFEPPYDAGSTATYINKVSATIPSIIFHRLPTITLPQSLISSAKIPETLTFEVLLLNNPNLEQALLSISNNFNIFAFIPDFFCYAALSVTAKLNIPTYEFFTSGAGCLSLMLCFPSMHKNTTKNFKDMDALLHIPGIPPIPAKDVPTPMLERDDKIYQFLLDASTLLPKSAGIIANTFGSLEPRAVKTLTDELGAPDGPLPPCPPLYCIGPLIVSDNRVVSDASHGGGDGVGVSYSKPECLTWLDRQPSQSIVFLCFGSLGRFSVEQLKEIAVGLERSGERFLWVVKNPPHFDEADFNSIFPAGFLDRTKERGFIVKSWAPQVEILNHESVGGFVTHCGWNSVLEAVCAGVPMVAWPLYAEQRCNRILLVEEIKIALPMMESTENGFVSSTEVEKRVRELMNSDDSNSVRKKTKAMKDEATAALNEGGSSCGALFKLFESWKLK; the protein is encoded by the exons ATGGAGGCCATAGTTATGTACCCATCACCAGCAATTGGTCACCTGATCTCCATGGTTGAGTTAGCTAAGCTCATCCTCAACCATCGGCCGTCTCTTTCCATTCACATCATCATATTTGAGCCACCGTACGACGCCGGCTCCACCGCTACTTATATTAACAAAGTTTCTGCTACAATTCCTTCCATAATCTTCCACCGTCTCCCCACCATCACCCTCCCGCAATCACTCATCTCCTCTGCTAAAATCCCTGAAACACTCACCTTTGAAGTCTTACTCCTTAATAACCCTAATCTTGAACAAGCCCTTCTTTCCATCTCCAACAATTTCAACATCTTTGCATTTATCCCTGATTTCTTCTGCTACGCTGCTTTATCTGTCACTGCTAAACTCAATATCCCTACTTATGAATTCTTCACATCTGGTGCTGGCTGTCTCTCTCTTATGCTTTGCTTTCCCTCGATGcacaaaaacacaacaaaaaatttcaaagatatGGATGCCCTTCTTCATATTCCCGGCATCCCACCGATACCGGCCAAAGACGTGCCAACACCAATGCTTGAACGTGATGATAAGATCTATCAGTTCCTTTTAGATGCCTCAACTCTGTTGCCAAAGTCAGCTGGAATTATAGCCAACACTTTCGGGTCTCTTGAGCCAAGAGCTGTTAAAACACTGACAGACGAGCTag GTGCTCCGGATGGCCCCCTTCCTCCGTGTCCACCTCTCTACTGCATCGGGCCACTGATTGTATCAGATAATCGTGTAGTTTCAGATGCAAGCCATGGTGGCGGCGACGGCGTTGGTGTTAGTTATAGTAAGCCGGAGTGTTTGACGTGGCTCGACAGACAGCCGAGCCAAAGTATTGTTTTTTTGTGCTTTGGAAGCTTAGGCCGGTTCTCTGTAGAACAGCTGAAGGAAATCGCTGTGGGGTTGGAGAGAAGTGGCGAAAGGTTTTTATGGGTGGTGAAGAATCCACCTCACTTTGACGAGGCCGATTTCAATTCGATTTTCCCAGCTGGGTTCTTGGATCGAACCAAGGAAAGAGGATTCATCGTCAAGTCCTGGGCTCCGCAGGTGGAGATTTTGAATCATGAATCGGTGGGTGGATTCGTGACTCACTGCGGGTGGAACTCGGTGCTTGAAGCGGTTTGTGCTGGTGTTCCGATGGTGGCATGGCCTCTCTACGCTGAGCAAAGATGCAACAGGATATTGCTGGTAGAAGAAATCAAAATCGCTTTACCGATGATGGAGTCGACTGAAAACGGGTTTGTGAGTTCAACTGAAGTGGAGAAGCGAGTTAGAGAGTTGATGAACTCGGATGACAGTAATTCGGTTAGGAAAAAGACTAAGGCCATGAAAGATGAAGCAACGGCAGCATTGAATGAGGGCGGGTCCTCGTGTGGGGCGTTATTCAAATTGTTCGAGTCATGGAAACTAAAATAG
- the LOC123197323 gene encoding UDP-glycosyltransferase 88A1-like, whose amino-acid sequence MDAIALYPSPAIGHLISMVELAKLILNQKPSLYIHIIIFEPPYNAGSTAPYINKVSATIPSIIFHHLPSVTLPPSVTSTCRHHESLTFEVLRLNNPNLQQTLLSISNDYTIYAFIADFFCYASLSVTAQLNIPSYFFFTCGAGFLSSILYLPTIHRNTNKSFKDMDTLIHIPGVPPMPAKDMAKPLLERGDKAYQFLLDGSIHFPKSAGIILNTFDSLEPRAAKAMRDGLSVTDGPTPPLYCIGPLIVSDDRSSGGAVDQKPECLSWLDTQPSKSVIFLCFGSLGLFSVAQLTEIALGLERSGQRFLWVVKNPPCNDKNMAIPEESDPDLDTILPAGFLDRTKERGFVLKSWAPQVAILNHDAVSGFVTHCGWNSVLEAVHAGVPMLAWPLYAEQRFNRILLVEEIKIALPMMESTENGFVSSSEVEKRVRELMESAEGNWIRKQIIAMKNDAKEALSEGGSSRAALSKLVESWKLK is encoded by the coding sequence ATGGACGCCATTGCTCTTTATCCATCGCCTGCAATTGGTCACCTAATTTCCATGGTTGAGTTAGCTAAGCTCATCCTCAATCAAAAGCCTTCACTTTACATCCACATCATCATTTTTGAGCCACCCTACAACGCCGGCTCCACCGCCCCTTATATCAATAAAGTTTCAGCTACTATTCCTTCCATTATCTTCCACCACCTCCCCAGTGTTACCCTCCCTCCATCAGTCACCTCCACCTGTCGCCACCATGAAAGCCTCACCTTTGAAGTTCTTCGACTCAATAACCCTAATCTTCAGCAAACCCTTCTTTCTATTTCGAATGATTACACCATCTACGCTTTTATCGCTGACTTTTTCTGCTACGCTTCACTGTCTGTCACTGCCCAACTCAATATTCCtagttattttttcttcacttgTGGCGCTGGTTTTCTCTCTTCTATCCTTTATCTTCCTACGATTCACAGAAACACCAACAAAAGCTTTAAAGATATGGATACCCTTATTCATATCCCCGGCGTTCCCCCGATGCCAGCCAAAGACATGGCAAAACCATTGCTTGAACGTGGTGATAAAGCCTATCAGTTCCTCTTAGATGGGTCAATTCACTTTCCAAAATCAGCTGGAATTATACTCAACACTTTTGATTCTCTCGAGCCAAGAGCTGCCAAAGCAATGAGAGATGGGCTTTCTGTGACCGACGGTCCCACTCCACCCCTCTACTGCATCGGGCCGTTAATCGTATCAGATGATCGGAGCAGTGGCGGTGCTGTTGATCAGAAGCCAGAGTGTTTATCTTGGCTAGACACACAGCCGAGCAAAAGTGTTATCTTTCTGTGCTTTGGTAGCTTGGGATTGTTCTCTGTGGCGCAATTGACGGAAATTGCTTTGGGGTTGGAGAGAAGTGGCCAAAGGTTCTTATGGGTTGTGAAGAATCCACCTTGTAACGATAAAAACATGGCCATTCCAGAAGAATCGGATCCGGATTTAGATACAATACTTCCAGCCGGGTTCTTGGATCGAACCAAAGAAAGAGGATTCGTTCTCAAGTCCTGGGCTCCACAGGTGGCGATTTTGAATCACGACGCGGTCAGTGGGTTCGTGACTCACTGCGGGTGGAACTCGGTGCTTGAAGCAGTACATGCTGGTGTTCCAATGCTGGCCTGGCCTCTCTATGCTGAGCAAAGATTCAACAGGATTTTGCTGGTGGAAGAAATCAAAATCGCTCTACCGATGATGGAGTCGACTGAAAACGGGTTTGTGAGTTCAAGTGAAGTGGAGAAGCGAGTTAGAGAGTTGATGGAGTCAGCGGAAGGTAACTGGATTAGGAAACAAATAATAGCGATGAAAAACGATGCAAAAGAAGCATTGAGTGAGGGTGGGTCGTCCCGTGCTGCGCTATCCAAATTGGTTGAGTCatggaaattaaaataa
- the LOC123197346 gene encoding UDP-glycosyltransferase 88A1-like, translating to MDAIALYPSPAIGHLISMVELAKLILNQKPSLYIHIIIFEPPYNAGSTAPYINKVSATIPSIIFHHLPSVTLPPSVTSTCRHHESLTFEVLRLNNPNLQQTLLSISNDYTIYAFIADFFCYASLSVTAQLNIPSYFFFTCGAGFLSSILYLPTIHRNTNKSFKDMDTLIHIPGVPPMPAKDMAKPLLERGDKAYQFLLDGSIHFPKSAGIILNTFDSLEPRAAKAMRDGLSVTDGPTPPLYCIGPLIVSDDRSSGGAVDQKPECLSWLDTQPSKSVIFLCFGSLGLFSVAQLTEIALGLERSGQRFLWVVKNPPCNDKNMAIPEESDPDLDTILPAGFLDRTKERGFVLKSWAPQVAILNHDAVSGFVTHCGWNSVLEAVHAGVPMLAWPLYAEQRFNRILLVEEIKIALPMMESTENGFVSSSEVEKRVRELMESAEGNWIRKQITAMKNDAKEALSEGGSSRAALSKLVESWKLK from the coding sequence ATGGACGCCATTGCTCTTTATCCATCGCCTGCAATTGGTCACCTAATTTCCATGGTTGAGTTAGCTAAGCTCATCCTCAATCAAAAGCCTTCACTTTACATCCACATCATCATTTTTGAGCCACCCTACAACGCCGGCTCCACCGCCCCTTATATCAATAAAGTTTCAGCTACTATTCCTTCCATTATCTTCCACCACCTCCCCAGTGTTACCCTCCCTCCATCAGTCACCTCCACCTGTCGCCACCATGAAAGCCTCACCTTTGAAGTTCTTCGACTCAATAACCCTAATCTTCAGCAAACCCTTCTTTCTATTTCGAATGATTACACCATCTACGCTTTTATCGCTGACTTTTTCTGCTACGCTTCACTGTCTGTCACTGCCCAACTCAATATTCCtagttattttttcttcacttgTGGCGCTGGTTTTCTCTCTTCTATCCTTTATCTTCCTACGATTCACAGAAACACCAACAAAAGCTTTAAAGATATGGATACCCTTATTCATATCCCCGGCGTTCCCCCGATGCCAGCCAAAGACATGGCAAAACCATTGCTTGAACGTGGTGATAAAGCCTATCAGTTCCTCTTAGATGGGTCAATTCACTTTCCAAAATCAGCTGGAATTATACTCAACACTTTTGATTCTCTCGAGCCAAGAGCTGCCAAAGCAATGAGAGATGGGCTTTCTGTGACCGACGGTCCCACTCCACCCCTCTACTGCATCGGGCCGTTAATCGTATCAGATGATCGGAGCAGTGGCGGTGCTGTTGATCAGAAGCCAGAGTGTTTATCTTGGCTAGACACACAGCCGAGCAAAAGTGTTATCTTTCTGTGCTTTGGTAGCTTGGGATTGTTCTCTGTGGCGCAATTGACGGAAATTGCTTTGGGGTTGGAGAGAAGTGGCCAAAGGTTCTTATGGGTTGTGAAGAATCCACCTTGTAACGATAAAAACATGGCCATTCCAGAAGAATCGGATCCGGATTTAGATACAATACTTCCAGCCGGGTTCTTGGATCGAACCAAAGAAAGAGGATTCGTTCTCAAGTCCTGGGCTCCACAGGTGGCGATTTTGAATCACGACGCGGTCAGTGGGTTCGTGACTCACTGCGGGTGGAACTCGGTGCTTGAAGCAGTACATGCTGGTGTTCCAATGCTGGCCTGGCCTCTCTATGCTGAGCAAAGATTCAACAGGATTTTGCTGGTGGAAGAAATCAAAATCGCTCTACCGATGATGGAGTCGACTGAAAACGGGTTTGTGAGTTCAAGTGAAGTGGAGAAGCGAGTTAGAGAGTTGATGGAGTCAGCGGAAGGTAACTGGATTAGGAAACAAATAACAGCGATGAAAAACGATGCAAAAGAAGCATTGAGTGAGGGTGGGTCGTCCCGTGCTGCGTTATCCAAATTGGTTGAGTCATGGAAATTaaaatga